Within the Chthoniobacterales bacterium genome, the region TCTCAGGGCCGGCCGCGCTCGATTCGCCACCAGGCCGGAAGCAGGAGCCGCGTGCGAGTCTCGTGAAAACGACGGTCGATCAGCAGCGCGGCGCCGCGATCGGTCTCGGTGCGAATGAGCCGGCCAACGGCCTGGAGGACACGCTGCATCCCCGGGAAGCGATAGGCGAAATCGAAACCGGCGCCGCGCGTGGCCTCGAAATGCGCCTGGAGGGCGTCCCGCTCGAGCGAGAGCCGCGGGAGCCCGATCCCGACAATGCTCACCCCGACGATTCGCTCCCCGGGAAGATCGATGCCCTCGGAAAAAATCCCCCCCAGCACGGCGAGACCGACGGCATTGCCCGCAGCGGCGAAGTTCGCCAGGAACTCGTCGCGGCTGGCTTCGTCCATCGAGGCCGCTTGCGTGACCGTCGGCAAGCCGAGGGCGTCCAGGGCTTCGGCAAGGTCGTCGAGATACGAGAACGAGGGCGTGAAGACGAGGTGGTTGCCGGGATGGGCGCGAACGTGGGCCGCGACATCGCGGGCGACGGCGACGAGCGAGGCGGCGCGGCCCCTGAAGGTCACGTCGTGACCGAGGATCGTAACGGGCATCTGCGCGGGGTCGAACGGCGAGGGGAGCGCGAGCGTCGGGTCCTCGTCGCGACCGCCAAGAAGCTGATGGAAGTAATCGGTCGGGGAAAGCGTCGCCGAGAAAAAGATCGCGGCCCGCAGCTCGTCGAGGGTTTTGCGCAGATGCGCCGATGCATCGACGCAGAAGAGCGTGACCTCCCGTCGGCGGGGATCGAGCAGCGTGCGAAAATTTTCGTCGAAGAGGTCCGCCGCGCGCAGGAAAGCCAGCATCGCAAACCACGGCTCGAGCCATGTGCTGAGATCGGTGCCGGCATCCTGCTCGGCGAGAAAATCCTCGATCGCGCCGACGCCCGCCCGGAGCGTCTCGATGAGCGCTGTGGGATGCCCGGTCGTGGCGATCGCGCCGTCGTGGTAATCGCGCGCGGGAAGGGCGGACGCCGGGGCGCTGGCGAGAAGGGTGTCGATGGCTCGGGCGGCGGCGACGAAGGCGCTGCGGGCTCGGCGACTGCCGCTGCCCTTGATCGGGGCGCGGGGTGCCTCGAACATCTCCGCCGCGATCGTCGCGGAATACATTTCGCGGCTGCGATCGACGAGATTGTGCGCCTCGTCCACGAGGACGACGTGGCTCGTTCCGCCCTCGGCAAAATGCCGCTGCAGCCGGGCGGTGGGATCGAACACGTAGTTGAAATCGCCGATGATCACGTCGGTCCAGTTCGAAGCGTCGAGGGAGAGTTCGAACGGGCAGACCGTGTGCTTGCGGGCGATTTCCTCGATGCCCGGGCGATCGATCCGGCCCCGCTCGAGCAATTCGCGAAGCGCGGGCTTGTAGCGGTCGAAATACCCCGCCGCGTAAGGGCAGGTGCGCAGATCGCAGCCCGACGGGGACTCGCTGAAGCAGATCTTGCGTTTCGCGGTGAGGCTGATGCTGCGCAGTCGGGCGCCGGCCGCCCGCAGGTGATCGAGCGCTTCCTCCGCCGCGTGACGGCCGGGCGTCCTGGCGGTGACGTAGAAAATCTTGCCGTCGTGGAGCGGCAGGGCTTTCGCCGCGGGGAAAAGCGTGGCGAGCGTCTTCCCTGTGCCGGTCGGCGCCTCCGCGAACAGCCGGCCGCCGTCGCGAATGGTGCGATAAACCGCGGCCGAGAAACTGCGCTGGCCGGGACGAAAGCCGCCGAGCGGGAAGGCCATTGCGGTGACGCTTTCGTCGCGGGCCCTGCGCCAGGCGGCCTGCGGGATCAGCCAGTCGAACCACAGATCGAGCGTCACCGCGAGATACGTGGCGAGCGCATCGGCCGTCTCGACCTCGTGGAACGGCGTCTCGGCATCGGTGTCGAGATCGAGGTAGGTGAGCTGCGTCTCCACCTGCGGCCAGGCATTCGCCTCGGCGAGCAGTGCGGCGTAGATGCGGAGTTGCGCACGGTGGAGGGGATCGGGAACGCCGGGCCATGCTCCCTCGACGGTCTTG harbors:
- a CDS encoding ATP-dependent DNA helicase, which gives rise to MADSTFSIPVREFVDFAYRTGGLGGDGKFLAANRAVEGTKGHRRVQRSRGDDYRAELAIEKTFERAGVTLRLVGRVDGVWETATPPRVEEIKTVEGAWPGVPDPLHRAQLRIYAALLAEANAWPQVETQLTYLDLDTDAETPFHEVETADALATYLAVTLDLWFDWLIPQAAWRRARDESVTAMAFPLGGFRPGQRSFSAAVYRTIRDGGRLFAEAPTGTGKTLATLFPAAKALPLHDGKIFYVTARTPGRHAAEEALDHLRAAGARLRSISLTAKRKICFSESPSGCDLRTCPYAAGYFDRYKPALRELLERGRIDRPGIEEIARKHTVCPFELSLDASNWTDVIIGDFNYVFDPTARLQRHFAEGGTSHVVLVDEAHNLVDRSREMYSATIAAEMFEAPRAPIKGSGSRRARSAFVAAARAIDTLLASAPASALPARDYHDGAIATTGHPTALIETLRAGVGAIEDFLAEQDAGTDLSTWLEPWFAMLAFLRAADLFDENFRTLLDPRRREVTLFCVDASAHLRKTLDELRAAIFFSATLSPTDYFHQLLGGRDEDPTLALPSPFDPAQMPVTILGHDVTFRGRAASLVAVARDVAAHVRAHPGNHLVFTPSFSYLDDLAEALDALGLPTVTQAASMDEASRDEFLANFAAAGNAVGLAVLGGIFSEGIDLPGERIVGVSIVGIGLPRLSLERDALQAHFEATRGAGFDFAYRFPGMQRVLQAVGRLIRTETDRGAALLIDRRFHETRTRLLLPAWWRIERGRP